One window of the Shewanella litorisediminis genome contains the following:
- the iadA gene encoding beta-aspartyl-peptidase, with translation MLTLIRNANLFTPAPVGIRDVLFSNGGIIAIASPGSLSVSSLPCDELDANGRALIPGLVDPLVHISGGGGEGGFHTRTPEMQLTEATLAGVTTVVGALGTDAVSRCLEDLLAKAQALSNEGLTTYIYTGSYEYPVKTLTGDITRDMMLIDKVIGVGEIAIADHRGSQLSAPELARVASQARVGGMLSGKGGVVFVHVGDGKGGLDILSDVASTTDIPLSQFYPTHINRSQALLEQGVAFALAGGVIDFTASENSATLNSDEISAIDAVKHALAAGVPVSHITLSSDGNASLPVFDADGRLTGLEVGRVGSLAQVFRGLIGEGIAMDDAIAMTSTNAARILGLATKGAISEGKDADLVLLNDQLKPDFVWCRGKTMVANGQPLVRGTFEIA, from the coding sequence ATGTTGACTTTGATTAGAAACGCCAACCTTTTCACGCCTGCGCCGGTTGGCATTCGGGATGTGCTGTTCAGTAACGGTGGCATTATCGCCATCGCTTCACCCGGCAGCCTGAGTGTAAGCTCCTTGCCTTGCGATGAGCTTGATGCCAATGGCCGGGCACTCATCCCAGGCTTGGTTGACCCCCTGGTGCACATCAGTGGTGGCGGCGGTGAAGGCGGTTTTCATACCCGCACCCCTGAAATGCAACTGACGGAGGCCACCCTTGCCGGTGTTACAACTGTGGTGGGCGCCCTGGGGACGGATGCCGTCAGTCGCTGTTTGGAGGACTTGCTTGCCAAGGCACAAGCTCTGAGCAATGAAGGCCTAACGACCTATATCTACACAGGCTCCTATGAGTATCCGGTCAAGACGCTCACAGGGGATATCACCCGGGATATGATGCTTATCGACAAGGTGATTGGTGTAGGTGAAATCGCCATTGCCGATCACCGTGGCTCGCAGCTTTCTGCCCCAGAGCTTGCTCGGGTCGCCAGTCAGGCGAGGGTGGGCGGCATGTTAAGCGGTAAGGGGGGCGTGGTATTTGTGCATGTGGGGGATGGCAAAGGCGGGCTGGATATCCTGTCAGACGTTGCCAGCACCACCGATATTCCGCTGTCGCAATTCTATCCCACCCACATCAACCGCTCACAGGCATTGCTCGAGCAGGGCGTAGCGTTTGCCCTGGCCGGTGGCGTGATTGATTTCACAGCCTCTGAAAACAGCGCCACCTTAAACAGTGACGAAATCAGTGCGATAGATGCGGTAAAGCATGCTCTGGCGGCTGGCGTGCCAGTATCACACATCACTTTAAGCTCCGACGGTAATGCCAGTTTGCCGGTATTCGATGCCGATGGGCGTTTAACCGGGCTCGAAGTGGGTCGGGTCGGCAGCCTGGCACAGGTGTTTCGTGGCCTGATTGGTGAGGGCATTGCCATGGACGATGCCATCGCCATGACCTCCACCAATGCTGCGCGGATCCTGGGACTTGCAACCAAAGGGGCTATTTCGGAGGGGAAAGACGCTGATCTCGTGCTGCTGAATGACCAGCTGAAACCAGATTTTGTCTGGTGCCGGGGGAAAACCATGGTCGCAAACGGTCAGCCACTGGTTCGGGGAACCTTTGAGATCGCTTGA
- the yfcC gene encoding putative basic amino acid antiporter YfcC — protein MSLSKREMPDAFIILMLMMLLAWGLTFIVPAGQFMGVAEQGIRLENFSFHRGQNLGSALFSANGAPGLLNSAFDGLTSGGRDSSAVGVVAFILIVGGAFGVLLASGAVHQALTLLIEHLKEREALLLPVLFVVFSLSGAVYGMSEEAIAFCLLLMPLFNALGYHPAVVVLVTYVATQVGFATSWMNPFSVAIAQGIAGLPLMSGAWLRALCWGVFTLCALVYTLRFARRTRRQGAQLSDEAPPGLPMMARQSTPERLGKVNAGILLILLLTLVWVIWGVVAGGYYIAQIASQFFAMAMAIGMVLWLSGQMTLNQVSGAFQRGAAELLPAALIVGFAKGLVILLGGDNPSAPSVLNTLLYGAGGSIGDLPDWLSAQMMLVFQSAFNVFVSSGSGQAALTMPLMSPLAELAGLSRQLAVLCFQLGDGLTNLIIPTSASLMGCLGVVKISFGQWLKLIWRLQLLLMTLASAAVGIAVYTGYS, from the coding sequence ATGTCTTTATCCAAACGGGAAATGCCGGATGCCTTCATCATTTTGATGTTGATGATGCTGCTGGCATGGGGCCTGACCTTTATCGTGCCCGCAGGCCAGTTTATGGGAGTGGCAGAGCAGGGGATCCGGCTTGAAAACTTCAGTTTTCATAGAGGGCAGAACCTTGGCAGTGCGCTTTTCAGCGCAAATGGGGCGCCAGGGCTGCTCAATTCGGCATTTGACGGGCTCACCTCTGGAGGGCGTGACAGCTCTGCGGTTGGGGTGGTGGCCTTTATTCTGATTGTCGGCGGTGCCTTTGGGGTGCTGCTGGCAAGTGGCGCCGTGCATCAGGCGCTGACACTGCTGATAGAACACCTAAAAGAGCGGGAAGCCCTGTTGTTGCCTGTGCTGTTTGTGGTGTTTTCTTTAAGCGGCGCCGTGTATGGCATGAGCGAGGAAGCCATCGCCTTTTGCCTGTTGCTGATGCCACTTTTCAATGCGCTGGGTTACCATCCTGCCGTGGTGGTGCTGGTAACCTACGTCGCCACCCAGGTTGGTTTTGCCACCTCCTGGATGAACCCTTTCAGTGTGGCCATTGCCCAGGGCATTGCCGGGCTGCCTTTGATGTCGGGGGCGTGGCTTCGGGCCCTGTGCTGGGGGGTATTTACCCTCTGCGCCCTGGTGTACACGCTGCGCTTTGCCAGGCGAACCCGCCGCCAAGGGGCACAGCTGTCCGATGAGGCGCCGCCGGGTTTACCCATGATGGCCCGGCAGTCTACCCCTGAGCGGCTTGGCAAGGTGAATGCCGGCATTCTGTTGATTTTGCTGCTAACCCTGGTGTGGGTGATTTGGGGTGTGGTGGCGGGGGGCTACTATATTGCCCAGATTGCCAGCCAGTTCTTTGCCATGGCAATGGCGATTGGAATGGTGTTGTGGCTCAGTGGGCAGATGACCCTGAATCAGGTGTCCGGAGCCTTCCAGCGGGGGGCTGCCGAGCTGCTTCCCGCCGCGCTGATAGTGGGTTTCGCCAAAGGGCTGGTGATATTGCTTGGCGGCGATAACCCGTCGGCGCCGTCGGTGCTCAACACCCTGTTGTACGGTGCCGGTGGCAGCATAGGTGATTTGCCTGACTGGCTCTCGGCGCAAATGATGCTGGTATTTCAATCGGCATTTAACGTGTTTGTGTCGTCTGGCTCCGGCCAGGCAGCTCTGACCATGCCATTGATGTCGCCGCTGGCAGAGCTTGCCGGGCTCAGCAGGCAGCTGGCCGTGCTGTGCTTTCAGCTTGGCGATGGACTGACCAACTTGATTATTCCAACTTCCGCGTCCCTTATGGGCTGTCTGGGTGTAGTCAAAATCTCCTTTGGTCAATGGCTTAAATTGATTTGGCGATTGCAGCTCTTGCTGATGACCCTGGCGAGTGCTGCCGTGGGAATTGCCGTCTATACAGGATATAGCTGA
- a CDS encoding TonB-dependent receptor: protein MAHAAEDDKATASESKLEKIQVTGSRLKGVDMEGANPLQSFDQDELIKRGYDTIAEFLKDLPQAASAGTFTETGGVGGADGAPAGAAGVSLRGLGSSSTLVLVNGRRVAVDSFSNGSDSFVNVNAIPMAAIERIDVLTDGASSIYGSDAIAGVINFILRKDFVGHELTAQYGNDTSDHDASRTGLTYAGGFATDNTNTTVVLDYAKRNAIFNSDRPINVTYTSYTEMVIDGNYYAEDWCGDDTRWGGEACNYDYVIQRAIQPDFENIGATLNHQWQLDNDMTFFAEAMYQQNTGHAYEAPAGYSVTVPGDAAYVPDYVRDINAADGDDSDSIRVRTRMPERRIQEYDTESYRVLAGLRGEWGDWGWESAASYGKSTNEVTHVAGYMNRNALADAIASGSFNPFNLGMDNSDEAIAALRDSAVRRGESEVMSLDANISGELFEMNAGLVSAVFGAELRSEEIVDNPAASAVNDDVIGLGASDAAADRTQYAVYGEVNLPLFENMDLITALRYDHYSDFGGDINPKVSLRYKATEDLVLRASWSTGFRAPSLSQLGAGTSLGSQYINCGADEPFNALCGTNGAIDGELEFDQETIGNKGLDAESSEAINAGLSWNLTDNWQLTVDYWRYDHEDIVDIDASTTLNACVKGSAPVVGSVSELKGEFGCVVDGNGDISFLRTGYFNVGSQTTDGLDYRMTYRLETAAAGEFSFYVSGTETFSFERQVTPDADVEDLLGRLSGANEIARPERVLDAGTDWSLGDWSASLSAHYVSSMGDGDFKFDNETVDSWLTFSASVGVTLMENHSLMLSVRNLTDEEPPYASSPTNGYASSAHDWLGQRWNLRYSLRF, encoded by the coding sequence ATGGCCCATGCCGCCGAAGACGACAAAGCGACTGCGTCTGAATCCAAACTCGAAAAAATCCAGGTAACCGGTTCACGCCTGAAAGGGGTGGACATGGAGGGCGCTAACCCGCTGCAGTCGTTCGATCAGGATGAGTTGATTAAACGTGGCTATGACACCATTGCCGAATTCCTGAAGGATTTACCCCAGGCCGCCAGTGCAGGCACCTTTACCGAAACCGGTGGTGTTGGTGGTGCAGATGGGGCGCCGGCCGGTGCTGCCGGGGTGAGTTTGCGTGGCTTGGGCTCAAGTTCAACTCTGGTACTGGTCAATGGCCGCCGGGTCGCGGTGGACTCCTTCTCCAATGGCTCTGACTCCTTTGTTAACGTCAACGCCATTCCCATGGCGGCCATTGAGCGCATTGATGTGCTGACCGATGGCGCGTCTTCCATTTACGGCTCAGACGCCATTGCCGGGGTGATTAACTTTATCCTGCGTAAGGACTTTGTTGGGCATGAGCTGACGGCCCAATACGGCAACGATACCAGCGACCACGACGCCAGCCGCACCGGGCTGACCTATGCCGGCGGCTTTGCCACCGACAATACCAACACCACAGTGGTACTCGACTACGCCAAGCGCAACGCAATTTTTAACAGCGATCGTCCCATCAACGTAACTTACACCTCCTACACCGAGATGGTGATTGACGGTAATTATTACGCCGAAGACTGGTGTGGTGACGACACCCGTTGGGGCGGCGAAGCCTGTAACTATGACTATGTTATCCAGCGTGCCATTCAACCGGATTTTGAGAATATCGGCGCCACCTTGAATCACCAGTGGCAACTTGACAATGACATGACCTTCTTTGCCGAGGCCATGTATCAGCAAAACACCGGCCATGCCTATGAGGCGCCTGCGGGGTACTCTGTCACGGTTCCGGGTGATGCGGCCTACGTGCCTGACTATGTGCGCGACATCAACGCCGCGGATGGCGATGACAGCGACAGTATTCGTGTGCGTACCCGCATGCCAGAGCGCAGAATTCAGGAATACGATACCGAAAGCTATCGTGTTCTTGCCGGCCTTCGCGGCGAGTGGGGCGACTGGGGTTGGGAGTCAGCAGCAAGCTATGGCAAGTCCACCAACGAAGTGACCCATGTAGCGGGCTATATGAACCGCAATGCGTTGGCCGATGCCATTGCCAGCGGCAGCTTTAATCCGTTTAACCTGGGGATGGATAACAGCGACGAGGCGATTGCGGCGCTTCGCGACAGTGCCGTTCGCCGCGGCGAGTCAGAGGTGATGTCGCTGGACGCCAACATCAGTGGTGAACTCTTTGAGATGAATGCCGGCCTGGTAAGCGCTGTATTTGGCGCCGAACTTCGCAGCGAAGAGATAGTGGATAATCCGGCCGCATCAGCGGTTAACGACGATGTGATTGGCCTTGGCGCCAGCGATGCCGCCGCCGACAGAACCCAGTATGCCGTTTACGGTGAGGTGAACCTGCCGCTGTTTGAGAATATGGATCTGATAACCGCCCTGCGCTACGACCATTACAGTGACTTTGGTGGCGACATCAATCCCAAGGTATCGCTGCGTTATAAGGCAACAGAGGACCTGGTACTCAGAGCGTCCTGGAGTACGGGTTTCCGGGCTCCTTCGCTTTCACAGCTGGGGGCGGGTACCTCCCTTGGCAGCCAATACATCAACTGCGGCGCCGATGAGCCTTTTAATGCCCTTTGTGGCACCAACGGCGCCATCGATGGTGAGCTGGAATTTGATCAGGAAACCATAGGTAACAAGGGGCTGGATGCAGAATCCTCTGAAGCCATCAACGCCGGACTGTCGTGGAATTTGACCGACAATTGGCAGCTCACCGTGGATTACTGGCGCTACGATCACGAAGACATAGTGGATATCGATGCCTCCACCACCCTCAATGCGTGCGTGAAAGGCAGTGCACCTGTTGTGGGTTCGGTGAGCGAGCTTAAGGGCGAGTTTGGTTGTGTCGTAGATGGCAATGGCGATATCAGCTTCCTGCGTACCGGCTACTTTAACGTTGGCAGCCAGACCACAGATGGCCTGGATTATCGGATGACCTATCGCCTTGAGACAGCGGCGGCAGGCGAGTTCAGCTTCTACGTCAGTGGTACAGAGACCTTTAGCTTTGAGCGCCAGGTTACCCCGGATGCTGACGTAGAGGACCTGCTTGGCCGCCTGTCCGGTGCCAACGAAATCGCCCGACCCGAGCGGGTGCTGGATGCCGGCACTGACTGGAGTCTGGGTGACTGGAGTGCCAGCCTCAGTGCCCATTATGTCTCCAGCATGGGCGATGGTGACTTCAAGTTTGATAACGAGACGGTGGACAGCTGGCTTACCTTCAGCGCCAGTGTGGGTGTGACCCTGATGGAGAATCACTCACTGATGTTGTCGGTTCGTAACCTTACCGATGAGGAGCCACCCTACGCTTCGTCGCCCACCAATGGTTACGCCAGCTCAGCCCATGACTGGCTCGGCCAGCGTTGGAACCTGCGTTACAGCCTGCGCTTCTGA
- a CDS encoding cyanophycinase translates to MTPKFRLFIGAVALSVSIAPVAVSAAAKPYFSGQAQVSDKTPELSLMLAGGALSVCSSMSPKHCTAATHFPDNAKTHQMYELSKHSLARFQTTPAWARLDVETQRALLGSLGSSDSKILDVDGLHELLGPLTNELNDASYFALLDTLEQVQLTPQGEPKTEQVQLAQGKNAQGANHFNAFVRRAARLAGNQPPKIGIVTASARDPFEAASFYQQTFTQAGAIAQWIPLNGALQQAWQFEDKVAGCAALAQLGEAHHGYHDRLRVHPQLWEQHHLLCRHPEQLLNTLASLDGLFLSGGDQSLTLAAWLDADGQPSAALKLVKQRVANGELIIGGTSAGTAVMASGAMITGGTSQGALDFGVITAPPVSERCEERSCEAPFPAQTLTYRTGGGLGFYPFGVTDTHFSERDRQIRLVLLQDKSDTGLAVGVDENTALWLSKDGSFGVIEGEGGVWFSEPAGEMVPENALASEKALTSVQTSETTKAQSHERATHSHIIHYLPHGTRLRLNRDGVTVDDTGAGLQQVNCDGFTPNWLANRPLKLIFKPESRCYPEGYYEYLRLEHSSGLSSDKVSHH, encoded by the coding sequence ATGACCCCAAAATTCCGCTTGTTTATCGGTGCTGTCGCCCTGTCGGTGTCAATCGCGCCTGTTGCCGTGTCCGCCGCGGCCAAACCCTATTTTTCTGGCCAGGCGCAGGTCTCAGATAAAACGCCAGAACTGTCGCTGATGCTCGCAGGGGGCGCCTTATCAGTGTGCAGCTCCATGAGCCCAAAGCACTGCACTGCAGCAACTCACTTCCCGGACAACGCCAAAACCCACCAGATGTATGAGCTGAGCAAGCACAGTCTGGCACGCTTTCAAACCACCCCGGCCTGGGCGCGACTCGACGTCGAGACTCAAAGGGCATTGCTGGGGTCTCTCGGCTCCTCAGACAGCAAAATTCTCGATGTGGATGGGCTCCATGAACTGCTGGGCCCGCTCACAAATGAACTCAATGACGCCAGCTATTTCGCCCTGCTCGATACCCTGGAGCAGGTACAACTCACCCCGCAAGGAGAGCCAAAGACAGAGCAGGTACAACTGGCACAGGGCAAAAACGCCCAGGGAGCAAACCATTTCAACGCCTTTGTCAGGCGCGCAGCAAGGCTTGCAGGCAACCAGCCACCGAAAATTGGCATAGTCACGGCATCAGCACGGGATCCTTTTGAAGCGGCCAGTTTTTATCAGCAAACCTTCACCCAGGCAGGCGCAATCGCCCAGTGGATCCCGTTAAATGGCGCGCTGCAGCAGGCATGGCAATTTGAAGACAAGGTCGCAGGATGCGCAGCGCTGGCACAACTCGGTGAGGCTCATCACGGCTACCATGACAGGCTGCGGGTTCACCCGCAGCTTTGGGAACAGCACCACCTGCTGTGCCGTCACCCCGAGCAACTGCTCAATACCCTGGCATCGTTGGATGGGCTGTTTCTGTCCGGTGGCGATCAGTCTCTTACACTGGCGGCCTGGCTGGATGCCGATGGCCAACCGAGCGCAGCACTTAAGTTGGTAAAACAACGAGTTGCAAATGGCGAACTGATTATCGGTGGCACCAGTGCCGGTACGGCCGTGATGGCATCGGGCGCCATGATCACCGGCGGCACCAGTCAGGGGGCATTGGACTTTGGCGTGATAACCGCGCCTCCCGTCAGCGAGCGCTGCGAAGAGCGCAGCTGTGAAGCGCCCTTCCCCGCCCAAACCCTCACCTACCGAACCGGTGGCGGCCTGGGATTCTACCCGTTCGGCGTGACAGATACCCATTTCAGTGAGCGCGACAGACAAATCAGACTGGTCTTGCTGCAGGATAAAAGCGATACCGGCCTGGCGGTGGGCGTCGATGAAAATACCGCACTGTGGCTCTCAAAAGATGGCAGCTTCGGTGTCATTGAAGGTGAAGGTGGCGTCTGGTTCAGTGAGCCTGCAGGAGAGATGGTGCCTGAAAACGCGCTGGCATCTGAGAAGGCGTTGACGAGCGTGCAGACCTCAGAAACCACCAAAGCTCAGTCTCACGAAAGAGCCACACATAGCCACATTATCCACTACCTGCCCCACGGCACCCGGCTGAGGTTAAACCGCGATGGCGTCACTGTTGACGATACAGGGGCTGGGCTTCAACAGGTCAATTGCGACGGGTTTACACCCAATTGGCTGGCAAACCGGCCATTGAAGCTTATCTTCAAGCCAGAAAGTCGATGTTATCCCGAAGGCTATTACGAGTACCTGAGGCTTGAACACAGCAGCGGCTTATCTTCAGACAAGGTGAGCCATCACTAG
- a CDS encoding DUF6436 domain-containing protein, whose translation MTKKRMSMLILSGWLVSVLLAFWWLELRHISKMEPSLLNQQSVEREVADLIKASASSTADGGAPVVVHFIDPGCDCSDDTYAHLEQLTTSTLSKVSAKLPQHTNLLYTQSNTGLPDTLKQMKRITLNEVPEVTPVVGVWKADGTLVYLGAYSTGPSCGSGADLLREALLNAAGEPLPMPDWPIQVSCHCRWST comes from the coding sequence ATGACCAAAAAGCGCATGAGCATGCTTATTCTGTCAGGCTGGCTGGTTTCGGTGCTGTTGGCATTTTGGTGGTTGGAGCTTCGCCATATCAGCAAAATGGAGCCGTCGCTGCTCAACCAGCAAAGCGTGGAGCGAGAGGTCGCTGACCTAATCAAAGCCTCTGCCAGCAGCACAGCTGATGGCGGCGCCCCCGTGGTGGTGCATTTTATCGACCCGGGCTGCGACTGCAGCGATGATACCTACGCGCACCTTGAGCAGCTGACAACATCCACACTCAGCAAAGTGTCCGCGAAGCTGCCGCAGCACACCAATTTGCTATACACCCAAAGCAATACCGGGCTTCCGGATACGCTCAAACAAATGAAACGGATTACACTCAATGAGGTGCCGGAAGTTACGCCGGTCGTGGGGGTTTGGAAGGCCGATGGCACCCTGGTTTACCTTGGTGCCTATTCCACTGGCCCCAGCTGCGGCTCGGGAGCCGATTTACTGCGCGAAGCACTGTTGAATGCTGCCGGTGAACCTTTGCCAATGCCTGATTGGCCAATTCAGGTGTCCTGCCATTGCCGTTGGAGCACCTGA
- a CDS encoding methyl-accepting chemotaxis protein: MNTLSTEMMRDHYIKSDTIMFSVLVMMFLYALGLAGVFGNWTVAIIVGLLTTIAAGAIRALSPGERITRVTMGLAFMVMVTLHVHLSRGMIEMHFGYFACLAMLLYCRDWLPIIASAALAAVLHVGLFWWQTTGGSVFMLDSAERSWGIIFIHAGYVVVETLVLVVMAKNLHRQAEVSFDIQAVAHHLTGEQIDLTHRTQASSNDQSRAFNGFLDHLQGMVGRMASAGDKLTQLSTRLHDSMSGVNGRMKLQHNQIDIIATAVGNVSEAVRQISDNANDASAAVSDADAKSRDGSALSRKTLDEVRTLANAIELAAEASSRLAEDSKSIGKVLDVIKSIAEQTNLLALNAAIEAARAGEQGRGFAVVADEVRSLASKTQQSTEEIHNMIQRLQARSDDAVNAMSTSQKSVTQCVAFTQQTDERLGQVRQSLQQIVEISSQIASSTAEQMQAIGEISQNALSIRLLSDDNNNELDRVVDEVAEATGLAGLIHSDMKRFHTG; this comes from the coding sequence ATGAATACCTTAAGCACTGAGATGATGCGGGATCATTACATTAAATCAGACACCATTATGTTTTCGGTGCTGGTCATGATGTTCCTCTATGCACTGGGCCTGGCGGGCGTTTTCGGTAACTGGACCGTGGCCATCATAGTTGGCCTGCTGACAACCATAGCGGCAGGCGCCATCCGGGCACTCAGCCCGGGTGAGCGCATAACCCGGGTGACCATGGGGCTGGCATTTATGGTGATGGTCACCCTGCATGTACACCTGTCTCGCGGCATGATAGAGATGCATTTTGGCTACTTTGCCTGCCTCGCGATGCTGCTCTACTGCCGGGACTGGCTGCCTATCATCGCGTCTGCGGCTCTTGCCGCCGTGCTGCATGTGGGACTCTTTTGGTGGCAAACCACCGGTGGCAGTGTCTTTATGCTCGACAGCGCAGAACGCTCCTGGGGGATCATCTTTATCCACGCCGGCTATGTGGTGGTTGAGACGCTGGTGTTGGTGGTGATGGCCAAAAACCTGCACCGCCAGGCGGAGGTTTCTTTTGACATCCAGGCAGTCGCCCACCATCTCACCGGCGAGCAAATCGACCTCACCCACAGAACCCAAGCCAGCAGCAACGATCAAAGCCGCGCATTCAATGGCTTTTTGGACCATCTTCAGGGCATGGTTGGACGAATGGCCTCGGCGGGAGATAAACTGACTCAGCTCAGTACCAGGCTGCACGATTCCATGTCTGGGGTAAATGGCCGCATGAAGCTGCAGCACAACCAAATCGATATCATCGCCACCGCTGTGGGCAATGTCAGCGAGGCGGTGAGACAGATTTCAGACAACGCCAACGATGCCTCGGCCGCCGTGAGCGATGCCGATGCGAAATCCCGGGATGGCTCTGCGCTTAGCCGCAAAACCCTCGATGAAGTCCGTACACTGGCAAACGCCATTGAGCTTGCCGCAGAAGCCAGCAGTCGCCTGGCCGAAGACAGCAAAAGCATTGGCAAAGTGCTGGATGTGATAAAAAGCATTGCTGAACAAACCAACCTGTTGGCGCTAAACGCCGCCATTGAGGCCGCCCGGGCCGGAGAACAGGGACGGGGCTTTGCCGTAGTGGCAGACGAAGTGCGAAGCCTCGCATCCAAGACACAGCAGTCCACCGAAGAAATTCACAACATGATCCAACGTCTGCAAGCCCGCAGTGATGATGCCGTGAACGCCATGTCAACCAGCCAAAAGAGTGTGACCCAATGTGTCGCCTTTACGCAGCAGACCGACGAAAGACTTGGCCAGGTACGACAATCCCTGCAGCAGATTGTGGAAATCAGCAGCCAAATCGCCAGCTCTACCGCGGAACAAATGCAGGCAATCGGGGAAATCAGTCAAAATGCGCTGAGCATCCGGCTGCTCAGCGATGACAACAATAATGAACTTGATAGGGTGGTGGATGAAGTCGCCGAAGCCACCGGCCTTGCGGGCCTTATCCACTCAGATATGAAGCGTTTTCATACCGGCTGA
- a CDS encoding DUF3297 family protein → MTDTKVPPALPDRLSIDPRSPHHVAEVFEHDVGIRINGKERFDVEEYCISEGWIKVASRKALDRRGQPLLMTIKGEVEAFYK, encoded by the coding sequence ATGACCGATACCAAAGTACCGCCAGCACTGCCAGACAGACTCTCAATCGATCCACGCAGCCCTCACCACGTGGCAGAAGTGTTTGAACACGATGTGGGCATTCGTATCAATGGCAAAGAGCGTTTTGACGTTGAAGAATACTGCATCAGTGAAGGCTGGATTAAAGTGGCCTCCCGCAAGGCCCTCGACCGCCGTGGTCAGCCACTGCTGATGACCATCAAGGGCGAAGTGGAAGCGTTCTACAAGTAA
- a CDS encoding response regulator transcription factor translates to MIDVYLVDDDPDVLASLKWMLEGLGIRAQGFASAQDFLAAVDFSRPAVAVLDVQMPDMDGMSLLEVLFSRPSPIVPLMLTGHGNISMAVKAIQQGAMDFIEKPVDGDKLLALLRRAATLATERAISLQQSAEIQQRLDSLSPRETDVMHRVLEGKLNKTIAAELFITQRTVEIHRRNLLEKMAASNVAELAFVLSKLRLPR, encoded by the coding sequence ATGATTGATGTGTATCTGGTGGATGACGACCCCGATGTGCTGGCGTCATTGAAATGGATGCTCGAAGGCCTTGGGATCAGGGCGCAGGGCTTTGCATCGGCACAGGATTTTTTGGCTGCTGTCGATTTTTCCCGTCCCGCTGTTGCCGTACTGGATGTACAAATGCCGGATATGGATGGGATGAGCCTGCTGGAAGTGCTCTTTTCACGGCCAAGCCCCATAGTGCCCTTAATGCTGACAGGGCATGGCAATATCTCTATGGCTGTCAAGGCGATACAGCAAGGAGCTATGGATTTTATCGAAAAGCCGGTCGATGGCGACAAACTGTTGGCATTGCTCCGCCGGGCGGCAACGCTTGCCACGGAGCGCGCAATCAGCCTGCAGCAGTCGGCAGAGATCCAGCAGCGTCTCGATAGTTTGTCCCCAAGAGAAACCGATGTGATGCACAGGGTGCTTGAGGGCAAACTCAATAAAACCATTGCTGCAGAGTTGTTTATTACCCAAAGGACGGTTGAGATCCACCGCCGGAACCTGCTGGAAAAGATGGCCGCAAGCAATGTGGCCGAGCTGGCATTTGTATTGTCAAAGCTGCGTCTGCCGCGTTAG